A single Cloacibacillus sp. DNA region contains:
- a CDS encoding NADH-ubiquinone oxidoreductase-F iron-sulfur binding region domain-containing protein: protein MEHNHVNSIKDLIKIREDYEREEWHFSHQVLVCGGAGCVSSDCRAISEAAAETIDELGLAENTALKETGCMGTCAVGPVMLIMPEGIFYTKLTPQSTREIIKAHIVEGRVLEEHTFYDNVLRIHVPKMEDITFFKEQLRIALRNCGVIAYDDIRAYIAKSGYMAAAKALLEMDGGGVIAEIKKSGIRGRGGAGFPTAVKWEAGRRAQSEEKYIVCNADEGDPGAFMDRSILEGDPHTVIEGMLIGGRAIGANMGYVYVRAEYPIAVERLKAAIEQAREYGLLGKDILGSGFDFDLEIRIGAGAFVCGEETALLNSIEGKRGEPRPKPPFPFENGLFGAPTIINNVETLASIPPILLNGGGWYAGFGTEQAKGTKVFALAGDIVNTGIVEVPIGMPIGEIIFRIGGGMQNGKKFKAAQIGGPSGGCITEDNLNAPTDYESLTLLGAIMGSGGLISMNEETCMVDTARYFMEFIQEESCGKCLACRVGTKRMLEILENITQGRGEEGDIELLEELGNTIKDTAMCGLGQTAPNPVLSTIRYFRKEYEEHIRNKYCRASVCADLFISPCENTCPANVNIPGYLSLIATGRFMDAYNLIRQENPLPAICGRICTRPCEGRCRRGSVDEPVAICDLKRFVADYAFKNEPAFVHDVVFPRNGKSVAIVGAGASGLTCGYYLSRIGYEVDIYEAESVAGGVLAFGIPEYRLPSDVLQHEVNTILKEGVHLHLNTTVGKDIEFRDVRNGHDAVYIATGTQFPQRVNIPGENLKGIIHGVTFLKNVKLYKSINLEGQTVAVIGGGNTAIDSARSALRLGAAKVIVLYRRTAEAMPAYRQEVEEALNEGVEIMELVKPVRFISDKHGSVAKVECTRCETAQFDNRGRREIKEIPNSNFFVDVDVVIPAVSQYADLPFIPRGEIGVTKWGTFIIDEDTYMTTEEGVFAGGDVARGPDEVIRAISDGKNAAISIDLYLGGEGKLNKGQEIDIPLLEDDDEIISHERFEKEILPLEERHSFEEVIRGYHKLNAIAEAMRCLHCNRR from the coding sequence ATGGAACACAATCATGTCAATTCAATAAAAGACCTGATCAAAATCCGTGAGGATTACGAACGGGAAGAGTGGCATTTCAGCCATCAGGTACTGGTCTGCGGCGGCGCGGGCTGCGTCTCTTCGGACTGCCGCGCCATAAGTGAAGCGGCGGCCGAGACGATAGATGAGCTGGGACTCGCGGAAAACACGGCTCTTAAAGAGACGGGCTGCATGGGCACCTGTGCGGTCGGCCCCGTAATGCTCATCATGCCGGAGGGCATCTTCTATACAAAACTCACGCCGCAGAGCACGCGGGAAATTATCAAGGCCCACATCGTCGAGGGGCGGGTGCTGGAAGAACATACATTTTACGACAACGTCCTCAGGATCCACGTTCCGAAGATGGAGGATATCACCTTTTTCAAGGAACAGCTGCGGATCGCCCTGCGCAACTGCGGGGTCATCGCCTATGACGACATCCGCGCCTATATCGCCAAAAGCGGCTATATGGCGGCGGCGAAGGCCCTCCTTGAGATGGACGGCGGCGGTGTTATCGCGGAGATAAAGAAATCAGGCATCCGCGGACGCGGCGGCGCGGGCTTCCCGACCGCCGTCAAGTGGGAGGCGGGACGCCGCGCCCAAAGCGAAGAAAAATATATCGTCTGCAACGCGGACGAAGGCGACCCCGGGGCCTTCATGGACCGCAGCATCCTTGAGGGAGACCCGCATACGGTGATCGAGGGAATGCTGATCGGAGGCCGCGCGATCGGCGCCAATATGGGATATGTCTACGTCCGCGCCGAATATCCCATCGCGGTGGAACGGCTCAAAGCCGCCATCGAACAGGCCCGCGAGTATGGGCTGCTTGGCAAAGACATCCTCGGCTCGGGTTTTGACTTCGACCTCGAAATACGCATCGGCGCAGGGGCCTTCGTCTGCGGCGAAGAGACGGCCCTTTTGAATTCCATCGAAGGCAAACGCGGCGAGCCGCGCCCCAAGCCGCCCTTCCCCTTTGAAAACGGCCTCTTCGGCGCGCCGACGATCATCAACAACGTGGAGACGCTCGCCAGCATCCCGCCGATCCTGCTGAACGGCGGCGGCTGGTACGCCGGCTTCGGCACGGAGCAGGCCAAAGGCACGAAGGTATTCGCCCTGGCGGGAGACATCGTCAATACCGGCATCGTAGAGGTCCCCATCGGCATGCCCATCGGCGAGATAATCTTCCGCATCGGCGGCGGCATGCAGAACGGCAAAAAATTCAAGGCGGCCCAGATCGGCGGCCCCTCCGGCGGCTGCATCACGGAGGACAACCTCAACGCCCCCACCGATTACGAGTCGCTGACGCTGCTGGGGGCCATTATGGGCTCCGGCGGCCTGATTTCCATGAACGAAGAGACCTGCATGGTGGATACGGCCCGCTATTTCATGGAATTCATCCAGGAGGAATCCTGCGGCAAATGCCTCGCCTGCCGCGTCGGCACGAAGCGTATGCTGGAGATACTGGAGAATATCACCCAGGGACGCGGCGAAGAGGGCGACATCGAGCTGCTCGAGGAGCTGGGCAACACCATCAAGGACACCGCGATGTGCGGACTGGGACAGACCGCCCCGAATCCCGTACTGAGCACGATCCGCTACTTCCGTAAGGAATATGAGGAACATATACGGAATAAATACTGCCGGGCCAGCGTCTGCGCCGACCTCTTCATCTCCCCCTGCGAAAACACCTGCCCCGCCAACGTCAACATCCCCGGCTATCTCTCGCTGATCGCCACGGGGCGCTTCATGGACGCCTACAACCTGATCCGTCAGGAGAACCCGCTGCCGGCGATCTGCGGACGCATCTGCACGAGGCCCTGCGAGGGGCGCTGCCGCCGCGGCAGCGTAGACGAACCGGTGGCGATCTGTGACCTTAAGCGCTTTGTCGCGGACTATGCCTTCAAAAACGAACCCGCCTTTGTGCACGACGTTGTATTCCCGCGCAACGGCAAATCGGTGGCAATCGTGGGCGCGGGCGCTTCGGGGCTGACCTGCGGCTACTACCTCTCGCGTATCGGCTACGAGGTGGACATCTACGAGGCGGAGTCTGTCGCGGGCGGCGTGCTCGCCTTCGGCATCCCGGAATACCGCCTGCCCTCGGACGTCCTGCAGCACGAGGTCAATACGATCCTTAAAGAGGGCGTCCACCTCCACCTTAACACCACCGTCGGCAAGGACATCGAATTCCGTGACGTCAGGAACGGCCACGACGCCGTTTACATCGCCACCGGCACCCAGTTCCCGCAGCGCGTGAACATCCCCGGCGAAAATCTGAAGGGGATAATCCACGGAGTGACCTTCCTGAAAAACGTTAAGCTCTACAAGAGCATTAACCTCGAGGGACAGACCGTGGCGGTGATCGGCGGCGGCAATACGGCGATTGACTCGGCGCGCAGCGCGCTGCGTCTGGGAGCGGCCAAGGTCATCGTCCTCTACCGCCGGACGGCGGAGGCGATGCCCGCCTACCGCCAGGAGGTCGAAGAGGCCCTGAACGAAGGCGTCGAAATCATGGAGCTGGTAAAACCGGTGCGCTTCATCTCCGATAAGCACGGCTCGGTGGCCAAGGTGGAATGTACCAGATGCGAGACGGCCCAATTCGACAACCGCGGACGGCGTGAGATAAAAGAGATCCCCAACAGCAACTTCTTCGTCGACGTCGACGTCGTCATACCGGCGGTAAGCCAATATGCCGACCTGCCCTTCATCCCCAGAGGCGAGATCGGGGTCACGAAGTGGGGAACCTTCATCATCGACGAGGACACCTACATGACGACGGAAGAGGGCGTCTTCGCCGGAGGCGACGTGGCGCGCGGCCCCGACGAGGTCATCAGGGCCATTTCGGACGGCAAGAACGCCGCGATATCGATCGACCTCTATCTCGGAGGCGAAGGCAAGCTCAACAAAGGCCAGGAGATAGATATCCCGCTGCTGGAGGATGACGATGAAATCATTTCCCACGAGCGGTTCGAGAAGGAGATCCTGCCGCTTGAGGAGAGACACTCCTTCGAAGAGGTCATCCGCGGTTACCACAAGCTGAACGCCATCGCGGAAGCGATGCGCTGTCTGCACTGCAACAGGAGGTGA
- the pheA gene encoding prephenate dehydratase, with protein MDHEELKKIRDEIDVTNQSLVSLFERRMELVDQVAEYKKERGLPVFDEAREKEVLEKCAARVKESGYRESCLWMMARVIEASRRYENKKIAEQKEAEPRVTPASAPCRRVGYQGVPGSYSHQALRSYFAGRDVTERNFKLFGDVVSAVMSGEVDCGVLPIENSSTGGILEVYDLLRKNDCRIVGEKIVKVDHNLMAVGGANMADIRKVYSHPQGFSQCAEFFALHRDWELIPYFNTAKSAEMVALEGDISKAAVASREAAELYGLEILAPNINSSASNYTRFVVIAAAAQRDEEADKITVVIGLRHEPGALCRALSCFCGNGLNLTNIESRPLEGGSWEYFFHLDFSGHLREKNVERAVAELEKNTSYLKILGNYRADRAG; from the coding sequence ATGGATCATGAAGAACTGAAAAAAATACGCGATGAGATAGACGTTACGAACCAATCTTTGGTCTCCCTGTTTGAGCGCCGCATGGAGCTTGTCGATCAGGTCGCCGAATATAAAAAAGAGCGTGGTCTGCCCGTTTTTGACGAGGCGCGCGAAAAAGAGGTCCTTGAAAAATGCGCGGCGCGGGTGAAGGAATCCGGCTACCGCGAGAGCTGTCTCTGGATGATGGCGCGCGTAATAGAGGCGAGCCGCCGCTACGAAAATAAAAAGATAGCGGAGCAAAAAGAGGCGGAGCCCCGCGTAACGCCCGCTTCCGCGCCCTGCCGCCGCGTCGGCTATCAGGGCGTCCCCGGCTCATACAGCCATCAGGCCCTGCGGAGTTACTTCGCGGGCAGGGATGTCACCGAGCGCAACTTTAAGCTCTTCGGCGACGTCGTCTCCGCCGTCATGAGCGGCGAGGTCGACTGCGGCGTACTGCCGATCGAAAATTCCTCCACCGGCGGGATACTTGAGGTCTACGACCTGCTACGGAAGAACGACTGCCGCATCGTCGGCGAAAAGATCGTGAAGGTTGATCACAATCTGATGGCGGTCGGGGGCGCGAATATGGCGGATATCAGGAAAGTTTACTCACACCCCCAGGGATTCAGTCAGTGCGCGGAATTTTTCGCCCTACACCGTGATTGGGAGCTGATCCCCTATTTCAACACCGCGAAGAGCGCGGAGATGGTGGCGCTTGAGGGGGACATCTCGAAGGCCGCCGTCGCGAGCCGCGAGGCCGCGGAACTCTACGGCCTTGAGATACTGGCCCCGAACATAAATTCCAGCGCCAGCAACTACACCCGCTTCGTCGTCATCGCCGCCGCCGCACAACGCGACGAAGAGGCCGATAAGATAACCGTCGTCATCGGGCTCCGCCACGAACCGGGGGCGCTCTGCAGGGCGCTCTCCTGCTTCTGCGGCAACGGCCTCAATCTGACCAACATCGAGTCGCGCCCGCTTGAGGGCGGCTCGTGGGAATACTTCTTCCACCTTGATTTCAGCGGCCACCTGCGGGAGAAGAACGTCGAGAGGGCGGTGGCCGAGCTTGAGAAAAACACCAGCTACCTGAAGATACTGGGCAACTACCGCGCTGACCGCGCGGGCTGA
- a CDS encoding NAD(P)H-dependent oxidoreductase subunit E, whose protein sequence is MKEHSAIERYISKMEDYELYEKVDNVMDLYGYKQENLIQILHAAQTIFGCVPLELQRFIADALDMTLSEVSGVVSFYSFFSVTPRGEHTIRICMGTACYVRGGKRIVDHLLKTLNVDLGDTTEDGRFTLEIARCIGSCGLAPALMIDDVIYKQMTPNKVDAVLSRL, encoded by the coding sequence ATGAAAGAACATTCTGCTATAGAGCGGTATATATCCAAAATGGAGGATTACGAGCTCTATGAGAAGGTCGACAACGTAATGGACCTGTATGGCTACAAACAGGAGAATCTGATCCAGATCCTCCATGCCGCGCAGACGATATTCGGCTGCGTGCCGCTTGAACTGCAGCGTTTCATCGCTGATGCGCTGGATATGACGCTGTCGGAGGTATCGGGGGTGGTCTCATTTTATTCATTCTTCTCCGTGACCCCGCGCGGGGAACATACGATCCGCATCTGTATGGGAACCGCCTGTTATGTCAGAGGCGGCAAAAGGATCGTCGACCATCTGCTGAAGACGCTGAATGTGGATCTTGGCGACACCACCGAAGACGGGCGCTTCACACTCGAGATCGCGCGGTGTATCGGCTCCTGCGGATTGGCTCCCGCACTGATGATAGACGACGTCATATACAAACAGATGACCCCCAACAAGGTCGACGCCGTACTGTCGCGGCTTTAA